The region ATGTTGGCCAAGGACGCCCGGCAGATTGTACTCACCGATACAAAGCCTGCGTCGGGATGGTTGGGATGGTATCTACAAATGTGTCTGACCTGCGTGGAATGGAGTGGCGCCGCCGTCATTAAACTCATGCAGTGGGCCGGATCCCGCCCGGACCTGTTCGGACACGAATTCTGTGTCGTCTTTTCGCAACTGCAAGATCACACCACGCCGCATCGATGGGCCCACACCGAAGCCAAACTGCAAGAAGCCTTCGGGAAGGATTGGCAAAACAAGATTCGGCTCGGCGACGTCATTGGTAGTGGTTGTATTGGACAAGTGTATCACGGGCAAGTCCTGTCAACAGACAACGATGGTGGCGGCGCTTTGGGTCAAATGCGCGACGTGGCAGTCAAGGTGTTGCATCCTAATGTTCAGTCAGATATCGAAGCCGATCTAGATTTGATGCGGTTGGCAGTCCGGGCCGTCAAGTACGTCCCCTTCGATGTCTTTGCCAATCTCAAATGGCTCAATATGGAAGGCGTCGTCGACGAGTTTGCTCATCTGCTACAGTTGCAGCTGGACTTGCGCCAAGAGGCAGCCAATCTAGAACGTTTCAATGCAAACTTTAAGGACGTGCCGCAGGTAGAGTTCCCCAAACTGGTGGAAGGCTACGTACCCACTAAGAACGTTCTTGTCGAATCATTTTGTGTCGGTGTGCCGGTTCTCAAGTTCGCCCGGGAGAATCAACACAATCACAACCTCATGCGGGCAATTTGCCAAACCGGAATTCGAGCGGTGTGCAAAATGATTTTTCTCGATAATTTTATGCACGGTACGTGAAGCACAGTGAATGGAACGCAGGGCATTTTTTGTTGCAATCTGGCGGCATACTTTAACCCCAACTACCTTCTCATGGTATACATTACTATCTACAGGTGATTTGCATCCAGGAAACGTGTACATTTCCCAGGACGGCAAAAAAATTATCCTGTTTGACGTGGGAATTGTCGCCGAATACTCGGAGGAGGACCACCGAGCAATTGTGGACGTGCTAGCTGCCTTTATTCGCAAAAAGGGCCGAGTCGCTGGACGCCGAATGATCGCAGATTCCAACAACCGTTTGCGGGGTAGCGGTGATTATGCGCGCGAGGAAGAAAGGTACattgacaaaattgaagaatTGACCATCAAAGCGAGCGGGAAAGATTACTTCATGGAACATCTCGGGACGTACATTTCGTACATTTGTGACGCAGCGGCCGCGCATCACGTTATGATGAATCCTTCCTTCATTTCGGCTGCTCTGGCCGTGAAAGTACAAGAGGGCATTGCATTGGCGCTGGACCCTTCCATTAATCTACCCAAGGTTGCTATTCCGGTAATCATTGAGGccgagcgacgacgagacgGGCTGATCAAAAGCGCTTGCAAAGTTTTGGGTGTAGATGAATGGATATCGTCCCACTTTGGTACAAAACAGAAGACCAATTGTCAGTCACAATAAATGTATTATGTTAATTGTACTAATTGCAATGAGAGAATACGGAAAAATCACGCTgattctcgcgggaaatgCTTTctaagtaatctttttagTTAAGAAAAACCACATATCTTATGTTCGAtcacaaggattgttttcatgtgGGCATCCCTTcacatttacagtcagttgcCTCCAATGGTGACAACTTGGAGCCGGCATTGACCAATGCAAAACATTAGTAATTTTCCGACCAACAAAAGTCAGAAACACAACTACTATGAAGCTAGAAATTGTCAGCCTTGCCGTCTTGGACGGACAAACGTAGTGTAGAAAATCACTTGCTGCCAAAGTATATTGCAGGTGCGGTGTATGTCCGTTTACTCTGGACCGTTGGCATTTGGTTGTCACTTTGCACTTCATCTCTTCCATGCGAGGTTTGGCGCTGGCCGCCACGGGACGCGACGCGTCGATCAAGCGGGTATTTTTCGCTGTTGTGGATTGCATCCAGAGTGGGCCCCGTACAACGCGCTTTCGGACGGCGGAATGCTGTAATGGCGCCACCCTTGTTTGGAGAGCCTCCGCCCATATGGTCAACAGCTTGTCAATTGTCAACCACTCATTCGACAC is a window of Phaeodactylum tricornutum CCAP 1055/1 chromosome 28, whole genome shotgun sequence DNA encoding:
- a CDS encoding predicted protein, coding for MTTQFPDTVANTTPQSHRSIGTGRHDAAVGAADSHGVTLAPVVLLYPIALWFHAAQAANDDPDNANGGGMLAKDARQIVLTDTKPASGWLGWYLQMCLTCVEWSGAAVIKLMQWAGSRPDLFGHEFCVVFSQLQDHTTPHRWAHTEAKLQEAFGKDWQNKIRLGDVIGSGCIGQVYHGQVLSTDNDGGGALGQMRDVAVKVLHPNVQSDIEADLDLMRLAVRAVKYVPFDVFANLKWLNMEGVVDEFAHLLQLQLDLRQEAANLERFNANFKDVPQVEFPKLVEGYVPTKNVLVESFCVGVPVLKFARENQHNHNLMRAICQTGIRAVCKMIFLDNFMHGDLHPGNVYISQDGKKIILFDVGIVAEYSEEDHRAIVDVLAAFIRKKGRVAGRRMIADSNNRLRGSGDYAREEERYIDKIEELTIKASGKDYFMEHLGTYISYICDAAAAHHVMMNPSFISAALAVKVQEGIALALDPSINLPKVAIPVIIEAERRRDGLIKSACKVLGVDEWISSHFGTKQKTNCQSQ